In Lytechinus variegatus isolate NC3 chromosome 6, Lvar_3.0, whole genome shotgun sequence, the DNA window aAAGCATGTTCCTTTGTATCACAACAGTTTCGATCAATTTATTCatagcaacggttgctaggtGACCCTCTTTAGTAGCAACAAATTCTTTAGCTTAGTTAAGAGCATTATGAACTACTCAAAATAGCTCATAGATTAAATCTGGCCCATAGCTTCATCATGTGATGAATGTTTCCATAGGTAGACCGAATGAGTACCATAGGAACAGTTGCTAAGTAACATTTTCCACGGTTACAATTATTATAGGGTATCTTTTTAGGATCATAATTTCTATGAATCACATCTTTTTCTATTAAAGCATTAATGCATTAATCACAACAACCAAAGAAAAATGTATACCAGCCCATGCGAAGTACCCGTTTCTAAGTAATATGTTTTCTGTAGCAACCAATGGTTAAAGGCCATATGGTAAGATTATTAATgtgtaaatataataataataatagtaatgataaaaataacaacgcgcctcagaatagaatatttctagatagatggcgctatataaatgcctattattattattattaaatcataGAGGTACGAAAAGATGCTTAAAAAGCAAAACGTTGCACAAATTAAACTACCTCATGATATGGTTCATAGTTCCAAAGACGATGTCTATGGGTTCCATATTATTGGTATTATACTTTTTGCATGTTAAAAGAACTTCACCTTTAACACCAATCTTTATCCATTTGGAAACCATATTATGGATTAACttaaatatatgtaaaatatcGACCCTTGGAAGAATCCTACGATATCAACATTTAAACCCacattccacagagaacaagaccgctgaaagacctttgaaagaccatgaattctggttgatctttcagaggcctctcaatgaacctacaatggtctttgaggtcttgcacttgtcctgaccaatctttcagtggtcttcgtggtcttgatgggctccaaaacttgttgaaacggttcaaaacattCTTGCAGCGGTCTTACAGGAATTAAatggtctttcagtggtctttcagtagtctttcagcggtctttcgatgaactttcaaaggtcttaataatctttcaatgatctttcaagaTTTCTCGAGATTTTTGcagagatcactgtaagactccTGAGATATCATTGAAAGATCACTggaagatcattgaaagaccaggcaaagtccatggaaagaattcttaaagatcacttgttgcataaaagatctctgaaggACAATTGAAAGATCTCTTTATAGGACTAGGCAGtgagacaagaaatatccatcagtctttcagagttctttgaagggtctttctgagccattccacagagatgacaaatttgagtgatcttgaagaccgctgtaagacctcgcAAGTCTTTCAGttgtctttcaatggtctccgttctgtggaatgggggcctaagACAAGAAATTTCCaccagtctttcagagttctttgaggggtctttctgagccattccacagagatgacaaatatCTGTGATGTAGAAGGCCGCTGTAAGATctcaccaattttaagtctttcagtggtctttcaatggtcttcgtcctgtggaatgggggccttagCAAGAGGTCAGGAGGACATGGGTACTTACAACCTAAAGATCTCTGATCTTGGAGAGATAACCATGAAGAGATGACCACCAAGATTGATTGAATCAACTAAGTTTAGAACTATATCAAACAAAATCTTGCCAGAAGTCAATTTTCATATGAGTGTTTGGATACCACTTTATCCATTGCTAACAGTAGTCCGTTGGCTTGAAAGCCAACACACTTTGCCTTGGTTTACCCACTCCCTTCCGTAGCCTTCAATGAAGATCATATTAGTCCTCCATGCCCTTCCCAAACCGAATGCCGTGGGCAGGAGTTGATTTTGACCAGGTGTTTTGACTTAGATCAATCCTTCACAGCTGCGGGATCTATCATGACGTGAAAGATCTGTTAGAATTGATTGGGACCATCAGTTCCGTTTCCTTGCCTGTTGGCCTGGATCctgcagctacatgtacatgatctatcatgacttTGCAGAAGTTGATTTGTACATGTTAGTTCCGATTCCAGGTGTTTTGACCTGGAACAATCCTGCAGCTCCACGATCTATCATGACGTGAAAAACCTTGCTAGAGGTAATTTAGACCAGTCAGTTCCGTTTCTATTTGGGCATGCTGGCCTGGGTCCTGGAGCTAAATGACTTGATCCTGTTGAAGTTGATTTAGACCTGTGCGATCTTTTTCCAGGTGTTTTGACTTGGAACAATCCTGCAGCTTCAGAACGTGTCATCACGTGAAAGATTTTGCAACATTTGATTTGGACCAGCAAGTTCTATTTTCAGGCGTGGTGACCTGGATCCTGCAGCTCAGGGATCTATTATTGAAAGCTTGCGCAGAAGCTGATTTGGACCTGTCCGTATTTTTCTAGGTGTTCTGACCTGGATCAATCCTGCACATCCAGGACTTTGCATCACTTGAACGATCTGTAAGATTTTATTTTAGACTTCAGTTCCGTTTCCAGGGATGTTGGTCTGGATCATGCAGCTACATGATCCATTGTGACTTCTGTAGAGGTCGGTTTGGACCTGTCAGTTCCTATTCCATATGTTTTGACCTGGATTAATAATGTAGCTCTGGGGTCTATCAAGACGCGAAAGATCTTGCTAGAGATGATTTGGACATGCCAGTTCCGTTTCTAGGCATGTTGTCCTGAATTATGCAAAAAGGGTATATTTTTATGGCgtgtcaagggtcaaatttgcaaGGGTATAAAAAACTGAAATGTTTTTCAGTGTACTTTTTGatccaacactacgtgtttagagtacgatttgcgcaaGTTGGGTGTGGGAGATGGGGCCATACCAAACcgaatgatgtaggtaaaggtaaaacatCTTGTTGCATTTCGTAGGAGATTGGTGGACCACTTTGAACGCTTCAAAGAACGCCGTAACAGTCCCGAAGCCATgttgggcgtttcataaagctttagGCACGACTTGCGACTCCCGTCTTGGGCTAAAGCATACATGCCTATATAACAGACATAGCTCATCAAGACATTCATGAGAATTACATAGTTTATGACTTCATGAAGTTGAAAATAACTTTTAATACGAACCAATTTTTGAAACCCCCACCATGATATCAAGCTTTACTGTTCACTATAGCTTGCACCTGTCATTTCAACGCTTACATTGAACAGAAAGACCATGCTGATCCAGAACCCCTTCAAATACGTGCATGGAGCTATTATTAGCTCTATGATACGTGTATCTCTCGCCTCGATTATGGGCAATATATTCGGAGATTAGTATGTGCTATCTCACTCAAGACCAGtcattataattttgataattgtaataataattgtttcatGTTATCGTTTTGGGCCCCCCTCAGGTGCAGGGTTATCAATGTCGTACATGTCAACAGTGCTTGCATTGAATGAGTTCTTCCCAGAGaacttcatttttgtaaatagCTTCTCGCTATACGGCTACACTGCTGGGTCAATCATATTGCCAATTATAACGGAACGATCCCTGGAAGCGTATGGGTATTCTGGCGCTTTTGTCATCCTCGGAGCTCTTAATCTTAATCTCGTTGCCTGCGGTGCAACATTACGAAAAGCCCCCCGAGAAAACACTACTTCCATTACGAACGAAGGGGGAAATGAAACTGGCATGACGGAAAGGCAGAATCGTACCGATAATGGAATGATATCCCCAAATCAATATAGCGCATTTCTAGACGGAGGGACGGACGACCAACCTTCCGAAGACGAAGGCGATAAGACACGATTGATTAAAACCAAGATGTGGAACAATCGGAATCAGGACAAACTACCAGAAACAGAATCAACCGGGATACGTCGTTTGTTTCAGTCCTGTAAGCAGTCGTTCGGGATCTGTAACGAATCCATATATCTCATCTCCTCACCACTCCACTTCCTCCTCTATTACCTGAGCTTCGCTTGGATGCTCTTTCTTGTTCCTCACGCTGAACAACTCGGCATCCCACCCTCCAAGGCAGTCTTTCTCTCCACAATAGGTGGTATAGGAGGAATCATCGGTCGGACCCTCTTGATAGTTATCATCCACAAAGAACTCCAAGTGTACACATTTTACATTGCAACGGGTGTGGTCTGCACGGCATCCTTCCTGCTGGACTTCATCGGTTCGTCTTATGGAGTACGAGCCGTGTTGGCCTTCGTCCAGGGATACAGTTTCTTCATAGAGGATTGCATTCCAGGAAATCTGTACAAAGATGCCATCTTTAACGATGCGAATTTTGGCGCTTCCGTTGCTCTCGGTTCGTTCATGGGAGGACTCGGGGCGACAGTTTCAGGAACCTTCTCAGGTAAGTAAGACCCCATTATCATCTACTTTCTTGAAGTGGTTTTCCTGAGAGTAGTTTAGCAGATCGCTTCACAAGCGTTCTCATCACAATCTCCTGAAGTGTTTTCCACAATCATTTCACGTAAAATTTTCTTGCTGTTCAAGTATGTGAAtacccctggggcccgttgcatattttgtttttacctcAGAAaactcagggggggggggggtttactGGAGATTTTGCCCTGTGCTTAAGTCAATgacagaaatcagactaaccttagttttcagtttttaccagagttttctcaggtaaaaaaaaagttaaaagcaacaggcccctggtgaaTCACATGTTCCTCGCGAAAATGATACTGCAGCAATAGCATTTTACGCGTAGTGGCCCGTATTTTGAACTCGGAttaaaattaaaccctggtttaaagttgtgattCAACTATGGgtagccaattggggcacaaattcCTAACGGTACACATCCAATCTATAAACTCATATGACATCCAAACTGTCCAtcattgtctgggaatgatagaTTAAGTATATTGATGTATTTTCCTTCGTTATGAAAGCAAAACAttatacataagaaataaacCATTTCGAATATAATTGGCTCCCCATTATATTCAGCACAGAGTTAGATCATTGTCTAAGTTCAACCCGACTTCGGAATACGGGCCAGTGTGTACAAAACAGACAGCCCAATCTGTACGCAATCTTGTTGATCCGTGCAAAGATCGGTTCTCGAAGAAAGGTCGTGTCCTTAAACCAGTTTAAGAGGCAATGCGATCTAGACATCCTCATCGCGAAGGGGTTTccccaaactggtttggaaaaCATTTTAACTTGACTGTTCCAATAGCAATAATGTTGAAATTgttttcactaaaaaaaaagaaagtggacGGAAACGGGGAccgcctggtgggtgtttcatagagctgttcgtaagttaagagcgactttaagaaagactggtgatcctttcttgtggtaaatggtatgtTGAATTGGCGAtagtttagcgcgtaagaagggttcaccatttttcttaaagtcgcttttaacttacgaacagatTTATGAGCGGCCCCCAGGGCAGATGCAcataattcaacatgttcaacaaGATGAAGTCACCTAATTCACTCAAAATCAGGCACCCAAAATAATATGACTTCATTATATAATCTTACAGCATGCTGCTCATTATCTAAAGTGAAAAGGCCTtttgcatatgacgtcataatatACTCTCACAGCTCCCCCTCTAAAGATATAGGAATCTGTGAAAAAGGAGTTTATAGAATATTCCTATAGCCTTTGGGCGCTTTGAGATTTTGACTTCACGtgtaagttttatttttaatgttatttacaTGATCATTCATTCCAGGTTATCTATATGATGTCACGCAGTCATTCACGAAAGTTTTCATCATCACCGGCTGTTTTCACGCCTGCGCTGTCTTCAATCTCGCCTTCGTAGCCATCTTGATCAAACGACGAAACGACAGAACCACATTAACTTGattcgattaaaaaaaatgtgactcATAAAGGACTTGTACAGTATAAATCGTTCCAGTAGGCGATATGTTAACAACAAATGACTCGTCACACCCGAAAACAGAGACAATTTATTTCTTGATAATCTTTGAATAATCATTATTCGTAAAATGCATTTTGCTAACTTCAAAGTTACAAAAAGGAATAACCGTCATGTTGATCACGCCTTCACTCGGATTAACGGGTCTGAATACGAAGCCTACAATGTCTTGTGTACTGAAGCAAGTTTTATATAATGTTACGCTAGCCTTTGTGTGATGATCCACTTGTCAAAGTTTGTCCGTACGGGTCTGTGTCTGAAGACTACAACACTACAAGTGCTAGCCCACTTCCATCAAAATACACTACTGCTGTCATGGCTGTTATAAATTGAATTCACTCTGTATGTAGCCCGTGGGGTATGGACCCGGGgagggggcactcagtatataaagCATAGTGGGTATATGTGCCgcggggacccccatttttacactcgaATTTcagttccaaggcatagcatttttgtcttattgagaagaacaacaaagaaagctgctccaaggttttacattttcttcttatcgagaaaaaaaagagaaagaaatccgctccaaagctttgcaaatttttcgttacgccgttccgatcgcattgatctgctacaatgagctgcaattttggtgaaaagcggccgcagagcgctgtcctaCCATCACCTCagctctgcgcgagcgcacccggcggaggacGCACTAGCTGCGTCATGCacacatgaccgttccataggaaTGCATACACactccgttccaaggacccccttttcacaaacatttgtagttccgaagcccgttccgaggaccctccatttaaggcccccgttttttgtctcgcccgaggcacacccccaccaatttttttggtcgagtgccatCCCCGGGGGtagggggcagtcaaatgtatagCTGTACACACGTGTACCCTGcaaaaaactctggtgttgatttaacaccaacccggaatctatatatgtccgcAACGGAGAAGTGTTAATCAGAACCAGTTACGTTTTGGTCttacaccagataggtgtttatacaacaccgaTTAGTAGTAGAACatcatcggtttgattccaaactggtgttgtttaacacttttctggtgtggacatatatagattcctgGCTGATGTCAAATGAACACCGGAGTTTTGCAGTGTAGCCTAATATTTCCAAACGCCTCCTAAACTCGTCTCATTTTGCACATTTTGGGCCCTTAACAATTTGTCACTAGATTATGAccccggggaaaaagcttggggaaatAAATAGGCTAAACCCACATGGCTAGtctaaaaaaaagctttggaaaataAACATACCCTAACACTGCGATTGACCATACTTTCAAAACTATCtcttttttgagaaaaaaatgtttttgatacccttatatAACGAGTGCACGCACGGCCCgcgtatatataaatatatttcactgcccccccccccccccccccctctgggcTATGTAAGTCTACTGGTCGAGTAAactttaaagggcaagtccaccctaacaaaaacttgatttgaataaaaagataaaaattcaacaagcataacactgaaaatttcatcaaaatcggatgtaaaataagaaagttatgacatttttaagtttcacttcatttcacaaaacagttatatgcacatcttggttggtatgcaaatgaggaactgatgacattactcactcattatttttttttttatttcattatatgaaatatgaaatattttctcgtcattgtcatgtgaaataaagtttcagtcttccctgaacacgtggaattccattatgttaacattttgtgcttcaggcaaggaggtcctaatcatcaaattcttaaatattgaaatattgtacaattcaaacgataaaaaaaaaagaaatagtgaatgagtgacatcatcgactctgtTATTTGGATgtgactggctcgttcatataactattttgttaaaaataagcgaaattttgaaatgtcataattttcttattttacatccgattttgatgaaattttcagcattgtgcttgtctgattattctctattgattcaaattaacatttttctgaggtggacttgatctttaaacaCTGTAATGATTTGTCTAATTATTGTTTAACTTACATAAGGCTTACAGTGTAAAAATACCAGTCCGATAATTCAAGGTATCATATTTATAGGAACTTCCTAcattattatctttttaataCCTTCTAAGATACATTTCAAAAATGTATCTTAGGAGGTattccaaaatatgaaaatgaatgagGGTCGATTTCAGTGACCACGTGTACAGAGGGAATTTCTGCTACCGCTATCTCTGAATGAGCCAAGCATGACGTAGTATACATTGTAGATAGTATTCAGTGCTTGAAAATTACCCTAATTGTAGAGTGTAGCTAAAATTACTGGGTTTGTAGCAGTTGAATACAAAGAGCAGAAggcacactgcaaaaactctggtgttgatttaaccccagcccggaatctatatatgtccacaccagagaagtattgatgcaacaccagtttggaatcaaaccgctcctgttttaatactaatgggtgttgtataaacacctttccggtgttagaccaaaacgaaacccgtgttgtttaacacttatTTGGTGTGGAATACATAAATTCCGGGCTGGTGtaaaatcaacaccggagtttttgcagagCAGTAAACGTGGGGACGTCGTGATCTATAATTTGTATAGTCTGTGCCCATATCATGGACATGGGGTGGTGAACGCATTATGATAAACAGAAAAATATAAAGCGTCGGGGAAATATAACGTTGTATTCAACCGCTAGATTACCTACATACATAACTTGTACAGTCTGCACACATTGCACTGGACCTGGTATGGGCAGGTGAAATGCGATTTGATGAACAGATAATTGTTAACCTTGCAATCTCTATTGTGTTTCTGAGACTGAAATATTGGTATCACTATACAGCGCGCCCAAAAATATGTCTTTCTCACATATAGCTCAATTTATTCCAAAATGTAATATTCATCTCAATTGAATGCTCATAACTAGGAGGGGCGGaatgagccaaatattttgaagGGCCGTATGTGGTATGTCGTGCTAGATTGTAAACAAGTTgcgaaaaatgttttttttttatttttttttattttttattacacagcactgattttgtgaaaaaattggacataatgttcagaaaataatatcacatttcaccattctctctttccctttctatCTTGTCGTTTGTTTTTAACGACATGTAGGAGTAAaaatttacgattttttttttgccggTTTCAGTCAAATGATTTGCACACATTATAAAGTTAAACCAGGGGTGACTAAAACGTTTAAAGGCAGTACCGAATAATAGGGTTTTTCGCTTTTTCTTTGTTAATGACCTTTCACGCCCGCGTTAAACATGGAAAGAATTTCATTTACATTATGGGTagtatttgattttattgaatatGTTCATTCGATGTCATTGTGACAAACTTCATGATCTCCAAAGCGCTTCGTTCAAAATGCATGAATgcagaagataaaaaaaagcgTGCGAAAGATACTTTATGTAGGCAGGTAATGTAGAGAAAGAGatcagaaaaaagagaaaagggagagagaggatgaTATTGCTTTCACATATTCAATCTAACatgttttgttgatatattcattttgttcatcCGTAACCAAAATATTATTCGAACATATTCTGTCTGCATATCAAGGACATTATATTATGGGTACTGTGTTTCATCATATAGTTGTATCTCAAGATGttatacaattattattatactttATAAAGTActtgtatttgtttataataatcataataaaaatcacatcaataatgatgatactaATATTAATAGTCATAGTAatattggtaataataatagtaatgatgattatagtaacgacaattttaataataatagtcatgataataataaaaatgataataatcgtgataatattaattatcattatcattattatcattattattattattattattattattattacattgctaaagacagccttgaaaaaaagttccgccatattgaataagggttacttattcttaaacatattgcacccataatgtacacaagtctatgagagacgaagtcaaaatttgaacaaatatgAAAAGAGGGTTTaattcatggacggtttttgttacttctgccaacagttgtttcatgaaacttcgcacatggcttcagagtaaaactatctatctatctatatatctatctatctatctatctatctatatatatatatatatatatatatatatatatatatatatatatatatatatatatatatatatatatatatatatatatatatgtatgtatgtatgtatgtatatatattgtaaatatgtatgtTAAACTATTATTGTACTAAATGTAAAAAGATTtacagagaaaataaatgaattgaattgaattactaTTATGTTTAAGTTTTAGGAACTTGACGAATAAAATTCCAAAGTTATAATAGTAATTCaagaaataccccccccccattggccaaagttcattgaccctaatagACCTCTGATCTTGTTCATGTGACTCGAAACTCGGGTAGGAAGTCCAGTAATTTGATTACCTTGATGGCCAAGATTAACAGACAAgtacaccccaacaaaaagctgatttgaatagaaagagataaatccaacaagcataacactgaaaatttcatctaaatcggatttgaaataagaaacctataacattttaaagttacgCCTATTTTCTCAAAACGGTTATATGAACATCCTGTTGGTAAGCAAATGAGGGGacgatgacatcatccactcactattacttttctattttattatatgaaatatgtcgattttctcgtcattgtcatgaaatgaaacaaagtttcattcctccctgaacacgtggaattccattactttaacattttgtgcttcaagcaagggggtcctaattgtcaaattcatgaaaattgagaaattgtataattcaaacaataaaaaacaaaagagatagtgattgagtgacgtcatcgattCTGTCAtctgcatatcactgagttgagcatagaactgttttgtaaaaataagcgaaacgtTAAAATCTTAACTGTtctattttacaaccgattttgatgaagttttcagcttttttcatgtttgatttttctctatttatttaaatcaacatttttctggggtggacttgacctttaatgaactAGATCTCTAtacttttttaagttatgatgacatttcaaaaactcaaaCTTAGGtaaagatttcgatattgactCCCTCAACATGGTCTAAactattgaccctaaatgatatttGACCTGAATtctgtgacctgaaactcagaaagaaatttgag includes these proteins:
- the LOC121416523 gene encoding monocarboxylate transporter 14-like, with translation MSYMSTVLALNEFFPENFIFVNSFSLYGYTAGSIILPIITERSLEAYGYSGAFVILGALNLNLVACGATLRKAPRENTTSITNEGGNETGMTERQNRTDNGMISPNQYSAFLDGGTDDQPSEDEGDKTRLIKTKMWNNRNQDKLPETESTGIRRLFQSCKQSFGICNESIYLISSPLHFLLYYLSFAWMLFLVPHAEQLGIPPSKAVFLSTIGGIGGIIGRTLLIVIIHKELQVYTFYIATGVVCTASFLLDFIGSSYGVRAVLAFVQGYSFFIEDCIPGNLYKDAIFNDANFGASVALGSFMGGLGATVSGTFSGYLYDVTQSFTKVFIITGCFHACAVFNLAFVAILIKRRNDRTTLT